Below is a window of Streptomyces sp. WMMB303 DNA.
ATGGCGAAGAGCCGGACGCGCGGTTTGCCATGGAGTTGGCTATCCGTGACATGCGTCTCGTAGGCCAGCTTGAGAGCGCCATTCTCGGTGCTGCCGACCGTGGTGCCGCCGAGTTCGGCGACGAGCTCACGGCCAAGTACGTGGTGCCCCGTGGCGAATGACGCATTCGACCCCGGGCCGAACGGCGACTATCCGTTCTTTCCACGCGATTCCGAGGGACGTCCGTGTTTCGAGGGGGACGGCCGTGTACCGGTGAACGGCGCACCGATGCCTACCGGTATCCGGCGGCACTCCAGCGGAGCGGTCATCGACATCACCCCGCGAATGCCGGACGGGACTCCGATCGTGCCGCCGGTCATCGCACCGGAGTGAAGTAGTGCAAACGGCCACCCGTCGCCGGCTCGGGATGCCACGCCCTCTGACCTGCGAAGACACCCCCGGTGGTCGTTTGCTACCCCCTTTGCTTTGCGGCATCCCCCCTGCCCCCTGCCTGACCGTGCCTGCCCTGCCCCTGTGCCTACCGACACGTGTGTACGCAGGGGCAGGCCATTGCCAGTGCCAGTGTGCGTGCGTTGGGTATCTATCTCGCTGATAGTGCACAGCGTGTAGTCAGTATGTGTGCGCATGCGCATAGCGGCTTGTATTCACGGCATGCACGACGTGATGTCAGCAGCGCGCATGTAGCAATGAGACGCGACCGTGTCTCGCTGTGTTCCGACACGAACAGCACAGCGACGAGAGCCGATCGAACAAGCTGATCACGATTCACTCTCTCGACACATGCGCATGTGGCACACGCATTGCCTTGATCGAGTACATATGGCACCGATCACGAGCCATTCAGGGCCAAAATCTACGGTCTGAACGTCGAAATTCGACGTTCCGACAGCCAATTCCCCTGGGAATCACTGCCGTTTATAGCGACGTACACCCTGCCAGCGCATCACAACCCCCCTGCCCCTGGGGGGTGACCCCCTCCCACCTGAACGCCCGGTCGGCAGGGAGGGCGGCGTGTAGCACCGGGGGCCGCCACCTTTTTGGTGGCGCCGGAATCTGCGGCCCGAGAGGAACGAAATGCTTAACGAACCCGACTGGGCCGACGACTTCGGCCTGAACGACCGTGCGTCCGACGACGCTTCCGCCGCGTGGGCAAGAGTGGTCGCCGATATAGACATTCCGGCGTCCCAACAAGACGCCGCAGCCCAGTACTGCGTAGCCGTCGCCCGGATCGCCGAAGCGGAGCGGCACATCAGCGAGCACGGTCTCATCCTCACTGGCGCCAACGGTGGGCCCGTGAAGAACCCGGCCACGACGCTTATCAATATGTACGGCGCGGCTGCCCGCGCACACCAGAACGCGCTTGGGCTAACGCCGTATTCGGCAGCGCGTAACAAGGCAATGTCGAGGAACGCCAAGACGGTCGGCGACGACGAGTACCAGGACAGCGGGACGGTAGATCCCGAATTCGCGCGGCTGATCTCAGGATTCGACCGTGCGTGAATCGCCCGTCCTTACGCGGCTCCGCGCGTCGCTACGGGCCGCAAGCCATATCGACCGGACGACGGCGGAAGCACTTCGGCAGTTCGTCCGGCAGCAGCACGCCACCGGTGCGCTGTCAGACGGCGAACAGCACCTCGCTCTGACTTGGATATGGCTCGCGGCTCACGAGCCGTTCGCCGAGCACGACCCTGCCTGGCTCGATGCACTTCGACCCGAATAGCACGCCTGCCAGATGCGGCAGAGGCTTCCTGCAATACGGCCGTCCCTTCGGGGGCGGCCTTTCTCGTACCCACCTGAAAGGCACCCCGCCATGCTGAAGGCCCTTATACGGACGGCCCTTTGCGCTGTCGTCCCTGCCGCACTTCTTATGGCAGCGCCCGGTGAGATCGCGCTCGCGGAGTCCGCCGGGTGGTCGCCGATGTGGTCGCCGCTTATGCCGGTCATCCTGTCCGTCTATGCGGCTTTGACCGCAGGCATTGCCTCGGTCCGTCCGGACATCCGGTCGGCGAAGATTGGAGCCGCATTCTCTATGACCGTGGCGGTGTCCGCTCAGGTGACCGCGCACCTGTTGTCC
It encodes the following:
- a CDS encoding P27 family phage terminase small subunit translates to MLNEPDWADDFGLNDRASDDASAAWARVVADIDIPASQQDAAAQYCVAVARIAEAERHISEHGLILTGANGGPVKNPATTLINMYGAAARAHQNALGLTPYSAARNKAMSRNAKTVGDDEYQDSGTVDPEFARLISGFDRA